The Lutibacter profundi region ATTAGTAAATAAAGTTGATGAAGCTTTAAAATCAGGTGGTGTTGAAGCAGCAAAAGAAGTTTGTAGAAATACGAAAGGACCTGTTGCATCTATATTTTATCAAGGGCTAGATAGAATGGATGAAGGTATTGACAATGTTGAAAAAGCGGTTGTTGGTTATGGTGGAGTTCAAATGGGGTTATTAGAGAAAAACATCTCTTGGTTATCACTATTTATTGCGCTAGCACCAATGCTTGGTTTCATGGGTACAGTAATTGGTATGATTGGAGCCTTTGACTCTATACAAGCAGCTGGGGATATTTCTCCAACAGTTGTTGCAGGAGGTATTAAAGTAGCATTATTAACAACAGTATTTGGTTTGGTTGTTGCAATTATTCTTCAAGTTTTTTACAATTATATTATTTCTAAAGTAGATAGTATTGTAAATAATATGGAAGATGCTTCAATTTCACTTATTGACCTTTTGGTTAGATATAAAAAATAAGAATAATTATGAATGATAAAATTTCAAAAATATTAACATTAGTTGCAGGACTGATTGGATTGATAGGTTTCTATTTTTTCATTAGAATTGTAATGATAGGAGATGATGTGCTTGAAACTGATGCTACATTACAAAATAGTGTATTATCACCTTTTATTTATTTTGCACAAATATTATTAATTATAACAATTATAATTTCGATTGTATTTTCCGCAATAAACCTAGTAAAGCATCCTCAAGTTTTAAAAAGAACATTGATTGGGGTAGGAGCGCTATTAATAATATTAGTGTTGGCATATTCGTTTGCTGATGACGGAGCAGTTATGTCTATGGGAAAAGTATTGCCTGATGGAGAAGCTGGAAGTGTGTCCAAATGGGTAAGTACAGGAATAAACTATAGTGCTATTTTAGGTATTATTGGTTTTGGAGCCTTTTTAACAGATTTTGTAAAATCACTTGTAAAATAAATAAAACATGGCAAGAAGAGAAAATTCAGAAATTAATGCTGGTTCAATGGCAGACATTGCGTTCTTGCTTTTAATATTCTTCTTGGTAACTACAACCATGGATGTGGATTCAGGGATTTCACGTAAATTACCTGAAAAATCTGAAGATACTCCTGAAGTAGTTATTAAAGAAAAAAATATACTTGATATTGTTGTAAATAGAAATAATCAAATTTTGGTTGAAGGTGATCGACAAGTTCAAGTAACAGATATTAAGCGTATAGCTATGGATTTCATTGATAATGGAGGTGGTTTATCTGCTCCAAAAGATGGGAAACCTGGAGAACCATGCGATTATTGTAAAGGGGCAAAAGATCCTTCATCATCAGATCATCCTTCTAAAGCAATAATTTCTTTACAAAGTGATAGAGGAACAACTTATGGTATGTATATTTCAATTCAAAATGAAATTGAAGCAGCATATAATGAGTTAAGAAATAGATTGGCTTTGCAAAAATATAAAAGATCTTATAAAGATTTATTAAGAGATTACAAAGACAGTGGAAGTAAAAAGATTAAAGAAAAGATAGATTTTTTGAAGGAAAGTTATCCTCAGATTATATCTGAACCAGAACCTATAAAATAATATCAGAATATGAGTAAATTTAAAAAGAAGAAAAAAGGGTTGCCTGCGATTTCTACGGCATCTTTACCTGATATTGTATTCATGTTGTTATTCTTTTTTATGGTGTCAACAACTATGAGAGAAACAGATTTGTTACTACAACCTATTAAATTTCCTAGCGCTACCGAAGTGAAAAAGTTAGAACATAAAAGTTTGGTAAGTACAATTTATGTTGGGAAATCTAAAGATGCTAGAATATCTGGAGATAAAATTCAGGTAAATGATAAAATTATTGATGTAAAAGATATTCCAAGTTTTATTTTTTCTGAAAGAGCATTACGTAAAGAAGAAGAAGTTAAATATATGACAACTTCTATCAAAGCTGACAAAGAGGCTAACGTAGGAACAATTTTAGATATTAAAGAACAATTAAGAGATATCAATGCGTTAAAAGTTAGTTTTTCAACAAAAGGAACTAACATAAGGAGTAATTACTAAAAAGGTATAAACTTTATTTTAATAAAAGCAATCAAATACTATTTGATTGCTTTTTTGCTTTTATGAGGTATATTTGCTTTATGAATAAAATAGTTATAGTAATTGGTATGTGTTTCATATTTTCTAAGCTTGAAGCACAAGTTCAAAATGATTCTATTGATATAAAATATTTAGAAGATCAAATCTATTTATCTTTTACCTACAATATTTTAATTAATGAGCCAAACACAATTACTCAAAACGGTTTTTCAGGAGGAACGTCTATTGGATTTATTAAGGATATACCCATAAATAAAAAAAGAACTTTTGGATTTGGACTGGGGTTAGGATACAATTATGACGTATACATTCAAAATTTGAAAATAACAAAAGAAAATCAAACAACGTTATTTAAAATAGCACAAGATTATAAGATTAATAGATTTAGATTGAGTAGGATAGAAATACCTATTGAGTTAAGATGGCGAAATTCAACTCCTCAAAAATATAAATTTTTTAGAGTTTATACAGGCGTAAAATTTTCTTACCTACTATCATCTAAAACAAAATTTACAGATTTAACAGAAACTATAATCACAAAAAATATACCTGAATTTAATAAAATACAATATGGTTTAACTTTAGCAGCGGGGTATGGTACTTGGAATTTATATATTTATTATGGGTTAAATCCATTTTTTAAAGGAGCTCAACTCAATGGAGAAACCCTTAATTTAAAAGACTTATCCATAGGCTTAAAATTTTACATTATGTAAATGTAAAAAACAATAAATTGGGATAAAATTCCAAAAATATAACCCAAATATACTTCACGTGGGTTATGAACTTGTAACCTTAGTCTTGAAGTTGCAATTAAACCACTAATTATAAAAAGTATTGATAAAATAACAATTAAGTTTATTTTATAATAGTAGCTAAAACAAATTAGAAATCCAATCAAACCCCCAATTGCTGCTGTGTGTAAACTTATTTTAAATTTTAGATATAAAAATAAATATGAAATAATAAGTCCTAATCCATATCCAAAATAGAAAAGAGATAAAATGTTTACTATAGATGATTTAAAAAGCCAATATCCTAAGAAAATGCAAATTGAAATAAAGAGTAGTGTAGGGAATTTGCGTTCTTCAATGGTTTCCATATGATAGCTATGAATCATTTTAGAGCGTTTTAAAAGGGCTAAAAGGAATAGCGGGAAAATGTATGTTCCTAGTAGAAGTACAATTAAAATAAGATGTTCTTGTTGTTTAAAAATGTATTCAGGAATTAGCAGAAAATACAAAATTGAGCCAAGAATTGGAAAATTTATTGGATGAAAAAAATAAGATATAAATTTTGAGAATTTCATAGGTTAATTTTTGGTACTACATTTCTTTTCTTAATCTTGCTACAGGAATATTTAGTTGTTCTCTATATTTCGCTACAGTTCTTCGGGCAATTGGATATCCTTTTTCTTTTAAAATATCAGCTAGTTTTTCATCGGTTAAAGGTTTCTTTTTATTTTCTTCTTTTAGTACAGTTTTTAAAATACTTTTAATTTCTTTTGTTGAAATGTCTTCTCCTTGATCATTTTTCATTGATTCTGAAAAGAATTCTTTAATTAGTTTTGTACCGTAAGGTGTAGATACATATTTACTATTAGCAACTCGTGAAACGGTTGAAACATCCATATTAATAGCATCGGCAATATCTTTTAATATCATAGGTTTCAATTTGCGCTCATCACCTGTTAAAAAATATTCCTTTTGATGTTTTACAATGGCGTCCATATTTAAAAACAGTGTTTGCTGCCGTTGTTTTATAGCATCAATAAACCATTTTGCACTATCTAATTTTTGTTTGATAAACTGTACAGCTTCTTTTTGTGATTTAGATTTATCTTTAGCATCTTTATAGCCTTGCAATAGGTTATTATATTCATTTGAAATGTGAAGTTCAGGAGCATTTCTAGAGTTCAATGATAGCTCTAGTTCACCATCAACAATTCTAATTGTAAAATCTGGAACAATTTGTTCTGCAATCTTGTTATTTCCAACATAAGACCCACCAGGTTTTGGATTTAGTTTTTCAATTTCTTTGATGGCTTTTTTTAGTTCATTTTCTGATATATGAAACTTTTGTAATAGTTTTTTATAATGTTTTTTTACAAAATAATCAAAAGAATTTTCTAAAATGTTAATTGCCAGGGTTCTACTTGGTTTTTCTTTTTTGCGTTTTAGTTGAATTAACAGGCATTCTTTTAAATTACGAGCACCAACCCCGGCGGGATCTAATTGTTGAACAATTTTTAGTAAACGTTCCAGTTCTTCTTCCGTTGTAAAGATATTTTGTGTAAAAGCCAAATCATCTAAAATATCTACTAAATCACGTCTAATGTAACCGCTATCATCAATACTACCTATTAAAAAATCAGTGATTATTTCTTCTTCCTCAGTAAGCCGGTAAGTATTTATTTGATCTTTAAGCGATTGTGTAAAGGAGATGCCCGATGCGTAAGGGATATGTTTATCCTCATCATCAGCGGCATAATTGTTGGCTTGTGTTTTGTAATTTGGAATTTCATCGTCACTTAAATATTCATCAATATTAATGTCTTCAGCTTCAATATTTTCATTTCCAGTAGTATCATATTCATCTTCTAGTTGTGAATTTTCAAATTCTTCTAATTTTTCTTTACCACTTTCTAATGCTGGATTTTCTTCAAGTTCTTGTTTTAAACGTTGTTCAAATGCTTGTGTAGGCAATTGAATCAACTTCATTAATTGAATTTGCTGAGGGGATAATTTTTGTAATAACTTATATTGTAAACTTTGTTTTAGCATAAACTAACCTAAAATAACTTTGGGTTTTGTTAAAAATACGAAAAAACATAGAACATTAAATAATATGTTTTTTAATTTATTTATTAAAATTCTGCGTTTTGGGGTGTTCTTGGGTAAGGAATAACATCACGAATATTTCCCATACCGGTTGTAAATTGTACAAGACGTTCAAAACCTAACCCAAAACCACTATGTACTGCAGTTCCAAATTTTCGTGTATCTAAATACCACCACAATTCCTTTTCATCAATATTTAATTCATTAATTTTTTGCTTTAAAACATCTAAACGTTCTTCTCGTTGGCTACCGCCAACAATTTCTCCAATTCCAGGAAATAAAACATCCATAGCTCTTACGGTTTTCCCATCTTCATTTAAGCGCATATAAAAAGCTTTAATATTTGCAGGATAGTCAAATAAAATTACCGGACATTTAAAATGTTTTTCAACTAAAAAACGTTCGTGTTCACTTTGAAGATCTGCTCCCCATTCATTAATGATATATTGAAATTTTTTCTTTTTATTTGGTTTACAATTTCTTAAAATATCAATTGCTTCTGTATAACTTACACGTTTGAAATTATTTTCAACAACGAAATTTAATTTTTCTAATAGAGACATTTCATTGCGTTGTGCAGCGGGTTTAGATTTATCTTCCTGTGTTAATCTGTTATCTAAAAACGCTAAATCATCTTTGCAATTATCTAACACATAAGAAATAACAGATTTAATAAAATCTTCTGCTAAATCCATATTATCATCTAAATTATTAAACGCTACTTCTGGTTCAATCATCCAAAATTCAGATAAATGGCGTGTAGTATTAGAATTTTCGGCTCTAAATGTAGGACCAAAAGTATAAACTTTTCCCAAAGCCATTGCATACGTTTCAGCTTCTAGTTGACCTGATACTGTTAAGTTAGTTGTTTTTCCAAAAAAATCTTTACTGCGATCAACTTTACCATCTTCTTTTTTGGGTAGGTTTTCAACGTCTAATGTGGTAACATTAAACATTTCTCCAGCGCCTTCGGCATCTGAACCTGTAATTATAGGAGCATGAAAATTATAAAAGCCATTTTTAATGAAATAGTTGTGAACTGCGAAAGATAATGCAGAGCGTAAACGCATTACAGCACTAAAAGTATTTGTTCTAATACGTAAGTGTGCATTTTCTCGTAAAAACTCAAAACTATGTTTTTTTGGTTGGATAGGGTATTCCTCAGGATTAGAATCTCCTAATATTTCTATAGTTGAAACTTTAACCTCCATATTTTGCCCCCTTCCAAGGCTTTCAACTAATGTACCTTTAATAGAAACAGCAGCTCCTGTTGTAATTCGTTTTAAAATACTTTCATCAGTATTTTCAAAATCTACAACACACTGTATGTTATTTATGGTAGAACCGTCATTTAATGCAATAAAACGATTTGCTCTAAATGTTCTAACCCAGCCTTTTAAAGTTACTTCTTGTAAAAATTTATCTGAACTTAAAAGTTCAGCAACATTGGTTCTTTTCATATTCTAAATTTTAAGAGTCGCAAAGATACATTAAGAATTGATAAGATAAAATATTTCAATCCTTATTGGTATGAATTAATGCAAGTGAAATAAAAAACTGTAATGCTAAAAAAAGCAGTTATTTCTTTCGTATTATATTTATGAATAGTTATTTTTCTTCTTCGTCAATTAAAATATCAAGTGTAGGCTCTTTAAAAACTTTTTTATTGGCTATGTTTTTTTCTAAAGAGAGCAATAATGAAGGTAGTAGTAACAAATTAGAAACCATAGCAAATAATAGCGTAATAGAAACCAAACCTCCAAGAGCTTTTGTGCCTCCAAAACTGGAAATTGTAAATACTAAAAACCCAAAGAATAAAACAATTGATGTATAAAACATACTAACTCCTGTTTC contains the following coding sequences:
- a CDS encoding MotA/TolQ/ExbB proton channel family protein: MRRVFTILAITGLLLFGAAPKAIAQDAAKTEQVADATESKTFHQELKQRFIEGGPFFMGIVLVALILGLAIAIERIIYLNMATTNTKKLVNKVDEALKSGGVEAAKEVCRNTKGPVASIFYQGLDRMDEGIDNVEKAVVGYGGVQMGLLEKNISWLSLFIALAPMLGFMGTVIGMIGAFDSIQAAGDISPTVVAGGIKVALLTTVFGLVVAIILQVFYNYIISKVDSIVNNMEDASISLIDLLVRYKK
- a CDS encoding ExbD/TolR family protein, with the translated sequence MARRENSEINAGSMADIAFLLLIFFLVTTTMDVDSGISRKLPEKSEDTPEVVIKEKNILDIVVNRNNQILVEGDRQVQVTDIKRIAMDFIDNGGGLSAPKDGKPGEPCDYCKGAKDPSSSDHPSKAIISLQSDRGTTYGMYISIQNEIEAAYNELRNRLALQKYKRSYKDLLRDYKDSGSKKIKEKIDFLKESYPQIISEPEPIK
- a CDS encoding ExbD/TolR family protein yields the protein MSKFKKKKKGLPAISTASLPDIVFMLLFFFMVSTTMRETDLLLQPIKFPSATEVKKLEHKSLVSTIYVGKSKDARISGDKIQVNDKIIDVKDIPSFIFSERALRKEEEVKYMTTSIKADKEANVGTILDIKEQLRDINALKVSFSTKGTNIRSNY
- a CDS encoding porin family protein; the encoded protein is MNKIVIVIGMCFIFSKLEAQVQNDSIDIKYLEDQIYLSFTYNILINEPNTITQNGFSGGTSIGFIKDIPINKKRTFGFGLGLGYNYDVYIQNLKITKENQTTLFKIAQDYKINRFRLSRIEIPIELRWRNSTPQKYKFFRVYTGVKFSYLLSSKTKFTDLTETIITKNIPEFNKIQYGLTLAAGYGTWNLYIYYGLNPFFKGAQLNGETLNLKDLSIGLKFYIM
- the rpoN gene encoding RNA polymerase factor sigma-54; amino-acid sequence: MLKQSLQYKLLQKLSPQQIQLMKLIQLPTQAFEQRLKQELEENPALESGKEKLEEFENSQLEDEYDTTGNENIEAEDINIDEYLSDDEIPNYKTQANNYAADDEDKHIPYASGISFTQSLKDQINTYRLTEEEEIITDFLIGSIDDSGYIRRDLVDILDDLAFTQNIFTTEEELERLLKIVQQLDPAGVGARNLKECLLIQLKRKKEKPSRTLAINILENSFDYFVKKHYKKLLQKFHISENELKKAIKEIEKLNPKPGGSYVGNNKIAEQIVPDFTIRIVDGELELSLNSRNAPELHISNEYNNLLQGYKDAKDKSKSQKEAVQFIKQKLDSAKWFIDAIKQRQQTLFLNMDAIVKHQKEYFLTGDERKLKPMILKDIADAINMDVSTVSRVANSKYVSTPYGTKLIKEFFSESMKNDQGEDISTKEIKSILKTVLKEENKKKPLTDEKLADILKEKGYPIARRTVAKYREQLNIPVARLRKEM
- the asnS gene encoding asparagine--tRNA ligase produces the protein MKRTNVAELLSSDKFLQEVTLKGWVRTFRANRFIALNDGSTINNIQCVVDFENTDESILKRITTGAAVSIKGTLVESLGRGQNMEVKVSTIEILGDSNPEEYPIQPKKHSFEFLRENAHLRIRTNTFSAVMRLRSALSFAVHNYFIKNGFYNFHAPIITGSDAEGAGEMFNVTTLDVENLPKKEDGKVDRSKDFFGKTTNLTVSGQLEAETYAMALGKVYTFGPTFRAENSNTTRHLSEFWMIEPEVAFNNLDDNMDLAEDFIKSVISYVLDNCKDDLAFLDNRLTQEDKSKPAAQRNEMSLLEKLNFVVENNFKRVSYTEAIDILRNCKPNKKKKFQYIINEWGADLQSEHERFLVEKHFKCPVILFDYPANIKAFYMRLNEDGKTVRAMDVLFPGIGEIVGGSQREERLDVLKQKINELNIDEKELWWYLDTRKFGTAVHSGFGLGFERLVQFTTGMGNIRDVIPYPRTPQNAEF